A genomic window from Pecten maximus chromosome 6, xPecMax1.1, whole genome shotgun sequence includes:
- the LOC117329168 gene encoding uncharacterized protein LOC117329168 isoform X1 produces MVKLPADVTFLSGTLSELFNWLYTVHVLFRLTQKIFGLITKKKESISLIKRQSTVRKNRLCATATDSEIAAIAKDWFRFACDRDGGRKRREEQKRAQQAATATINAVLSDNSEQD; encoded by the exons ATGGTCAAGCTGCCTGCAGATGTTACATTCTTATCAGGGACCTTGTCCGAGCTGTTTAACTGGTTGTATACAGTACACGTGCTATTTCGACTTACACAGAAGATATTTGGATTAATCACGAAGAAGAAAGAGAGCATTTCTTTGATCAAAAGACAAT CTACAGTAAGGAAGAACCGCCTGTGTGCGACAGCAACAGATTCGGAAATTGCAGCAATTGCAAAAGATTGGTTCAGATTTGCTTGTGATCGCGATGGTGGCAGGAAAAGGAGAGAGGAACAAAAAAGGGCACAACAGGCAGCTACTGCAACTATCAATGCTGTGCTTAGTGACAATTCCGAACAGGACTGA
- the LOC117329168 gene encoding uncharacterized protein LOC117329168 isoform X2 yields MVKLPADVTFLSGTLSELFNWLYTVHVLFRLTQKIFGLITKKKESISLIKRQLRKNRLCATATDSEIAAIAKDWFRFACDRDGGRKRREEQKRAQQAATATINAVLSDNSEQD; encoded by the exons ATGGTCAAGCTGCCTGCAGATGTTACATTCTTATCAGGGACCTTGTCCGAGCTGTTTAACTGGTTGTATACAGTACACGTGCTATTTCGACTTACACAGAAGATATTTGGATTAATCACGAAGAAGAAAGAGAGCATTTCTTTGATCAAAAGACAAT TAAGGAAGAACCGCCTGTGTGCGACAGCAACAGATTCGGAAATTGCAGCAATTGCAAAAGATTGGTTCAGATTTGCTTGTGATCGCGATGGTGGCAGGAAAAGGAGAGAGGAACAAAAAAGGGCACAACAGGCAGCTACTGCAACTATCAATGCTGTGCTTAGTGACAATTCCGAACAGGACTGA
- the LOC117329171 gene encoding E3 ubiquitin-protein ligase RNF14-like, which produces MSDTELQADELLALTSIYDDAILSVSQDGDHEDIGGQFLSSVHLPDTTIKIVSRSEKGGNKDAKIIEDVHEVKFLPPVVLNFQLPADYPSCSPPQFTLSCKWLNRKQLTALCHKLDAIWEENKGNEILFMWTSFMAEETLEFLGLESTIDLTNAFDSRKGSDTEPRAIQDIGSKDRLIPTVLEYDKQEKQHQFEKTMFQCKVCFLDKQGSSCIKFLDCDHVYCKDCMRDYFTVQIAEGNVTALSCPDDKCESQAHPSQVKALVSKELFDKYEKLLLQTSLDMMVDIMYCPRPACQYPVMLDRESNMGSCPSCSYAFCTLCKLVFHGKSPCRVKADGFKKLREEYQNADEEKKKFLEKKYGKKTIEQALEEAFTNEWMESFAKQCPGCGAQIQKMDGCNKMTCMKCRSYFCWLCMAELSRNNPYKHFSQPGSDCNNRLFEGMEEDDDDEDFDYDFFF; this is translated from the exons ATGTCTGACACAGAACTTCAAGCAGATGAATTATTAGCACTGACAAGTATCTATGATGATGCTATCTTATCCGTCTCCCAGGATGGTGATCATGAAGATATTGGCGGGCAGTTTCTGTCAAGTGTTCATCTGCCCGACACAACCATCAAGATTGTAAGCCGAAGTGAAAAAGGAG gAAACAAGGATGCTAAGATTATAGAGGATGTCCATGAGGTGAAGTTCCTTCCGCCAGTAGTACTGAACTTCCAACTTCCTGCTGACTACCCGTCCTGTAGCCCTCCACAGTTCACACTGTCCTGCAAGTGGCTCAACAGAAAACAG TTGACTGCCCTTTGCCACAAGCTGGATGCTATCTGGGAGGAAAACAAAGGAAATGAAATTTTGTTCATGTGGACCAGCTTTATGGCAGAGGAGACTTTAGAATTTCTAGGGTTAGAGTCCACTATAGATCTGACTAATGCCTTTGATAGCAGGAAAGGTTCTGACACAGAGCCAAGGGCTATACAGGATATTGGTTCCAAGGATCGACTTATCCCAACTGTTTTGGAATATGACAAGCAGGAGAAGCAACACCAGTTTGAGAAGACAATGTTCCAGTGTAAAGTCTGCTTCTTGGACAAACAGGGATCTTCTTGTATAAAATTTCTAGACTGTGACCATGTATATTGTAAGGACTGTATGAGGGACTATTTCACAGTTCAGATTGCTGAGGGAAATGTAACGGCCCTGAGCTGTCCTGATGACAAGTGTGAATCACAGGCTCATCCCTCTCAG GTGAAGGCCCTGGTCAGTAAGGAGCTATTTGACAAGTATGAGAAACTCTTGCTCCAGACTAGTCTTGATATGATGGTGGATATCATGTACTGCCCACGGCCTGCATGTCAGTATCCTGTTATGCTGGACAGAGAAAGCAACATGGGGTCCTGTCCATCATGTAGCTATGCTTTTTGTACACTTTGCAAACTGGTCTTTCATGGAAAGTCTCCATGTCGAGTTAAAGCTG ATGGTTTCAAAAAGCTGCGAGAGGAGTACCAGAATGCTGATGAGGAGAAAAAGAAGTTCCTAGAGAAGAAGTATGGGAAAAAGACAATAGAACAGGCCTTGGAGGAAGCCTTCACGAATGAGTGGATGGAGAGCTTTGCCAAGCAATGTCCAGGGTGTGGAGCACAAATACAG AAAATGGATGGTTGTAACAAGATGACGTGTATGAAGTGCCGTTCCTATTTCTGCTGGCTGTGTATGGCTGAGCTCTCCCGCAACAACCCATACAAACACTTCAGCCAGCCTGGCAGTGACTGTAATAATCGCCTGTTTGAGGGTATGGaagaagatgatgatgatgaggatttTGATTATGATTTctttttctga